One Perca flavescens isolate YP-PL-M2 chromosome 14, PFLA_1.0, whole genome shotgun sequence genomic window carries:
- the znf706 gene encoding zinc finger protein 706 → MARGHQKLQSQQKNAKKQAEMKKAKSHDQKTAAKAALVFTCAVCRSQMPDPKTFKQHFESKHPKSPLPPELEGVEA, encoded by the exons ATGGCACGCGGGCATCAGAAGCTTCAGTCTCAGCAGAAAAACGCCAAGAAACAGGCGGAAATGAAGAAGGCCAAAAGTCATGATCAAAAGACGGCAGCCAAGGCAGCGCTAGTGTTCACCTGCGCTGTGTGCAGG TCCCAGATGCCCGACCCAAAAACCTTCAAGCAACACTTTGAGAGCAAGCACCCAAAATCCCCTCTGCCCCCCGAGTTAGAGGGAGTGGAGGCATAA